The Narcine bancroftii isolate sNarBan1 chromosome 6, sNarBan1.hap1, whole genome shotgun sequence genome window below encodes:
- the cimip2c gene encoding ciliary microtubule inner protein 2C isoform X3 — translation MASRSAGTLITNYNATYIPPALMPGYHGHVPTINFTYGDTYGNSTRKYFGDFRMSALNSSQSPYSKGGQFPTIYSYSPSLVIENRMHNRNRWLSAPRWSRYDVDFNREEEIKTFDKLSQQHRENYKDKTGTIPGVNHFVLPGKEEDTFRCLPNM, via the exons ATGGCTTCACGTAGTGCTGGAACTCTTATAACTAACTACAATGCGACGTACATCCCTCCTGCCTTAATGCCCGG ATACCATGGCCATGTTCCAACAATAAATTTTACATATGGTGATACTTATGGAAACAGCACCAGGAAATACTTTGGAGATTTCCGTATGTCAGCCCTGAATTCAAGTCAGAGTCCTTACAGCAAAGGAGGGCAATTTCCAACCATTTATTCCTACAGTCCATCTCTTGTGATAGAAAATAGGATGCACAACAGGAATAGATGGCTGTCTGCACCACGATGGAGCAGATATGATGTCGATTTTAACAGGGAGGAAGAAATTAAAACTTTTGATAAG TTATCTCAGCAACACCGGGAGAACTATAAAGATAAGACCGGCACAATACCAGGAGTGAATCATTTTGTACTGCCTGGAAAAGAGGAAGACACATTCCGTTGTTTACCAAATATGTGA
- the cimip2c gene encoding ciliary microtubule inner protein 2C isoform X2: MASRSAGTLITNYNATYIPPALMPGYHGHVPTINFTYGDTYGNSTRKYFGDFRMSALNSSQSPYSKGGQFPTIYSYSPSLVIENRMHNRNRWLSAPRWSRYDVDFNREEEIKTFDKLSQQHRENYKDKTGTIPGVNHFVLPGKEEDTFRCLPNMRGGE; this comes from the exons ATGGCTTCACGTAGTGCTGGAACTCTTATAACTAACTACAATGCGACGTACATCCCTCCTGCCTTAATGCCCGG ATACCATGGCCATGTTCCAACAATAAATTTTACATATGGTGATACTTATGGAAACAGCACCAGGAAATACTTTGGAGATTTCCGTATGTCAGCCCTGAATTCAAGTCAGAGTCCTTACAGCAAAGGAGGGCAATTTCCAACCATTTATTCCTACAGTCCATCTCTTGTGATAGAAAATAGGATGCACAACAGGAATAGATGGCTGTCTGCACCACGATGGAGCAGATATGATGTCGATTTTAACAGGGAGGAAGAAATTAAAACTTTTGATAAG TTATCTCAGCAACACCGGGAGAACTATAAAGATAAGACCGGCACAATACCAGGAGTGAATCATTTTGTACTGCCTGGAAAAGAGGAAGACACATTCCGTTGTTTACCAAATAT gaggggaggagaatga